The genomic window TATCATTTGTTGGAATGGTAATGGTGTTACTTTTTTAGAAAAGAAAAGAAGGCTACGACATATTACCTAGCCTTTTTCTCTTTTCCGAGTATTTTTATTTGTATTAAAGAACGTTCTTTGGTACAGTAAAGCTAAGACGGATTTATTACATTTGGTTGTATATGGTTTTTCTTTTTTTCTAAGCATAGTTCCATCCATTTAATGATACCAAAGAAAATGAGGATACACCGGATGACTGTCAATTGTTTAATGGGTTTTGCCGACAGTAAAAGGAATACGACTGTTAAGAAAAATGAAATGAGTGTAAATGGTTGATTTAATCTGTTGATCATAGTGAAAACCTCCAAAAAAAGTTGTGATAAAATGTCACAATTCAACATAAATTTTACCCAGATATATGGTAAGATAAGTGAAAGATTGACAGACGAAATGAGTGATATAATGACGACTGAGCGAATACAGCGATGGACGAAGACTAGGCTAAGAGAGCATCTAAGTGTTATTCGTGGTGAACGACCACCAACCTTAGTACTCAAACATGCCACTTATTTAAACTTTGCAAGAAGAAAATGGCTCGAAGCCAATATATGGATTGCTGATGATCAGATTGTTTATGTTGGACAGGAGATGCCTGAGACGTTAGGCGATGCCGAAGTAGTAGACTGTACAGGTCAATTTATTGTTCCAGGTTATATTGAACATCACGCCCATCCATTTCAATTATATAATCCCCTTAGTTTAGCTCAATATGCATCTGAGCGCGGGACTACCACATTGATTAATGACAATCTAGTTTATTTTTTAAACTTAGAAAAAAAGAAAGCGCTTTCTTTGATTGAAAAATTGGAAGAGCTACCGACAACGATGTATTGGTGGACGAGATATGATTCTCAATCAGAATTGCTTAAAGATGATATGTTTTCTAATTCGAAAATTAAAGCATGGCTGGAGCATCATCTCGTCGTTCAAGGTGGAGAGCTTACTTCTTGGCCGCGAGTTTTACAAGGTGACGACACAACTTTACATTGGATGCAAGAGACGACCCGTCTAAGAAAACCAATAGAAGGGCATCTGCCGGGAGCATCTGAGAAAACGCTCTCGCAAATGGCGTTATTAGGTGTTACTTGTGATCATGAGGCCATTACAGGGGAAGAAGTTGTTCGGAGACTCGATGTTGGTTATACAGTGTCACTCCGTCATTCTTCTATACGACCAGATTTACCACGGCTATTTAAAGAATTAAAAGAGCTCGGTGTTGATTATTTTGGGCGCTGTTTGATGACAACAGATGGCTCACCCCCTTCATTTTACGAAGAGGGCATCATGAATAAATGCATACAGATTGCCATTGATTCTGGAATTGATCCAATCGATGCTTACGGGATGGCAACATATTATGTAGCGCGCTACTATAATATTGACCATAAATTAGGAATGATTGGACCTGGTCGCACTGCTCACCTGAACTTCTTGTCTGCAAAAGATTCGCCTACCCCTGTTAGTGTGCTTGCAAAAGGTCAGTGGATTTTACGCGATGGAGAAGCTGTTACGAAAGAAGCGAGTTTCCCATGGTCTGATTATGGTATTGCACCCATTGAATTTAATTGGACGCTTTCAGAAAACGAACTTCATTTTTCGATGCCAATGGGCATCGAAATGACAAATGCTGTTATCCTAAAGCCGTACCAAACTATGTTAGAAACAGCATCAACCGCCCTATCAACGGATCACGATGAATCCTTTTTCGCCATGATTGATAAGAAAGGTAAATGGCTAGTGACGACAACGCTTAAAGGATTTTCTACGTCTGTGATGGGATTGGCAAGTTCCTACTCATATACTGGGGATGTTATTTTAATTGGTAAGTCTCTTAAGGCGATGGTGCAAGCCTTTAACGAATTGAAAAAGCAAGGTGGAGGATTAATCCTTGTAGAAGAAGATCAAGTTATTGACCGAATTGAGCTCCCCTTACTTGGCATGATGTCGGATAAACCGATGGAAGTCATTATGAACCAAGAACAAAGCTTTACGAAGAAACTAAGAGAACGTGGCTATAAACATGAAGATCCGATGTATAGTTTGCAATTCTTTTCATCCACTCACTTACCTTATATTCGGGTAACACAGAAAGGGATTTACGATGTTCGAAAGAAAAGAATTTTATTTCCGGCAATAATGAGGTAAAATGAAACTACTTTGGTGCTTTACCACTTTAAAAAATAAGCGCATCGTAGAGAAGCACTTAACTCGAAAGGTGTGACGGTTGTTGCAAATTAATAAACTTAGAGGAAAAGAATTGGATCAGTTGTTTCAAGCGATTCTTTCTTTAAAAGACGTTGAAGAAGCGTACGAGTTTTTTGATGATCTTTGTACGATTAATGAAATACAATCACTTGCTCAGCGTCTTGAAGTAGCACGTATGCTAAGAGACGGTTACACGTATCATAAGATTGAAACCGAAACAGGCGCAAGTACTGCAACGATTTCCCGAGTCAAGCGTTGTTTAAACTATGGGAACGATGGCTATCGAATGACGTTAGATCGGATTGACGCCCAGGAGCTTGAAGAAACACAGGATGTATAACGATTAAACCGCAGGCTCTTGCCTGCGGTTTTTTTATGCAACAATAATCTTGCTAATTAGATTTCTAAAAAAGGATGGTACTAAGCGTCGAGATTCGCTACAATAGTCGTTAAAAACAAAAGGAGCCCTTTATGAGTGAACCTACGTCTTTAAAAAACCAATTACGTGCGGCAAGTGGAGAGCAAGCATGTGATCTGCTTTTACAAAATGCAACAATTGTTGATGTATACACATGTTCAACGTTTCAAGGGAATATTGCGATCACAGATGGCATAATTGTTGGAATTGGTGCGTATACGAGTGGCAAAAAAGTAGTGGACGTTAAAGGGAAGTGGATTTGCCCTAGTCTTATAGACGGGCATGTACATATTGAATCAGGGATGGTTCGTCCAGAAGAGCTTGCTCGCGTTCTCATACCTAGAGGAGTAACAACAATTATTGCGGATCCTCATGAAATCGCGAATGTTGGTGGAGCAGATGCGGTGCGTTACATGATTGAAGCTTCAAAAGATATGCCACTAGACATAAAGATGATGGTACCATCGAGTGTCCCTGCTGCATCGTTTGAAGAAAACGGCGCAACTCTTTCTAGTAAGGATGCGGACGCCCTTTTTAAAGAAGGCAACGTCTATGGGCTAGGAGAAGTGATGGATTATCCGGCAGTATGTTCAGGGGACGACGAAATGTTGAGAAAGATATCCCTAGCAAAAACAGCAGGCCACCCAATTGATGGTCATGGTTCTGGCTTAGGTGAAAAAGCGCTTAATGCATATCGAGTTGTTGGGATTGAAAATGATCACGAAGCGATTACTGCTGAAGAGGCACTTGAACGAGTGAGAAAAGGCTTTTATGTCCTCATGCGAGAAGGAACGGCAACACGAGATATGGAAGCCATTATACCATCTGTAACGCCATTCAATTGTAGACGTTTTGCTTTTGCTACAGACGATAAGCACTTAGACGATTTAATAGAAGAGGGCAGCATTGACTTTAATGTTCGTAAAGCGATTGAGCTTGGTCTTAATCCTTTGCAGGCGATTCAGCTAGGAAGTTTAAACGCCGCAGAATGCTTTCGATTACAGGATCGGGGTGCCATAGCCCCTGGAAAGAAAGCGACTTTTCTTGTTGTAAATGATTTGAATACGTTTGAGGTAGATAGTGTGTATGTTGAAGGTGAGAAAGTAGCTGAAAAAGGGACATTGCTGTCATCTTTGCGTTCACACGTAGAAGTACCATTACAATTGCTAAACAGCGTTCGTGTGAAGCCATTTACAAAAGAGAACCTTCAGCTCCCACTAAAAAATAGTGACAAGGCAACCATTATTGAAGCGTCTTTAACCTCTATTGTGACGAAGAAAGCAGTCGAAAAAGTAGAAATAGAAAACAACTGCTTTAAACCAAACAAAAACCAGTTAAAGTTAGTTGTGATGGAACGTCACCATCAAAAAGGAACAATCGGAGTTGGGATCTGTAAAGGCATACCTATTAAAAAGGGGGCAATTGTTTCGACAGTTGCACATGATTCACATAATATTATTGCCTGCGGTGTCGATGATGACAGTCTTTACCATGCAATAAATCATGTAGTGGAAATCGGTGGCGGAATGGCAGTAGTAGACGGCGACCGTGTTATTGCAACCCTTCCACTCGCAATCGGAGGATTGATGTCCACACAGTCGACTAGTCAAGTGAAAACGGCGTTAAATAAACTTCAAGAAGCGTTAAAAGTAATAGGCTATCATGAGGAGATTGACCCTTTTCTGACGTTAGCTTTTCTAGCGTTACCTGTTATTCCTTCTATTAAGTTAACTTCAAAAGGGTTATTCGATGTTGAAGCGTTTTCCTTTATTGAACAATAAGTTGATAGAAAAAATAGTTCTCATTTTATGAGAACTATTTTTTGTTTTATTGCGGTATTAATGTAAGGTGCCGATCTGTTGGTTGATAAATCGTTGGATCAATTGATGTCACGTGGTAGTCTCCGTGGACCCAAGCTTCTCGCTGGTTATGATACGAATCGCTAAAGACATGGCCAGATTGACCGGGACCAACAAGGTGATGTGTATTCTCTAGATCCGACAAATCCATTACACCACGCCAGCCAGCTCCATTGGTTACTACGCCGGTATCCGTATTGTAGCTTGCTGCTTTGACGGTTATACGGCTTCCATCAACGGGTAAAGGAGAACCGTTAAATAAATAATTTAAAGGAGATATGGCAGCAAGTGGGTGATTGAAAACAACTTTGTGAAACGCCCCCCACTCCCAGTCATTAGGAGTTGCCCCTTGAAGTTCTGATGCCCGTTCAACGGCTTGTTGAAAACTTTTGTAAGCAAGGGTATCCAATCCACCTGCTTTTTCTATCCAAGGTCCAGGTTGCCCTTGACTCGCTGCCCGAATCATTTCATCAACAATGTTTGCTCTTCCTTCAAAGAGTCCGTAAAGGTCAGTTGGGATGTCGTCTTCGAAAAGTTGCTTTGTCAGGCCATCCATCCAAAAATGGAACAAGAGTGGTCCTGGTTCTTCTTTTCGATCTTCACGATTCCATGACTGAAGCATGGTTACTGCTTGTTGTTCGACGTCCGTTAACTCGCTCATTTCAAGTGCTTCAATAAGAATAGGGACAAATTCTTCTGCCTGCAAATTCACCACATCCATTTGCAGATTCATCATGTCTTCTGCTGTATGATCATTTGAAGCATAGAGCACGTCAATAATTCGTTGATGTCGATAAGGTTGTGCCCATGTATGTGTAATGTGGTAAGGGTAGTCTTCCCCAACAATCTGATTATTTGCTGTTGAAATAATGCCTGATTCAGGGTTAATAATAGTTGGAAGTTCGTCCCAAGGAATGTAGCCTTTCCACTGATATTTAGGGTCCCAACCTGGAACTGGTACTAATGCATCGTCTTCATCGGGGCGAATGGGGATGAGTCCGTTTGCTCGATAGGCAATCGTTCCATCCTTACTAGCAAACACAAAATTTTGCGCCGGAGCTTGAAAAGACGTCAGCGCATCGGCAAATGTATCCCAGTTATCGGCCCGATTAAAATCGAGAACAGCTTGTAATTCTGTTGTTGCCTCATGAGCTGTCCAGCGCATGGAGAGCGCATATTCCGCCTCTTCTTCAAAAGATGCATACTCTGATAAGAGAGGACCGTTTTTTGTAATCGTAATTTCATGTTCGTATGGCTCTTGATCTGCAACGAGGATGGTTTCTGTTATCACTTCCGCTTCATACCACTCATCGTCATACAGAAACATTGATGCATTATCAGGATGACGCTGCTCAAAATAAAGTTGCTGAACATCAGGCCCTACATTTGTTACGCCCCAAGCAATATCTTCATTTGATCCGAGGATAATTCCAGGAACACCCGCAAAAATCACCCCTGTTACATTTACAGATGGAGACGTTAGATGGGTTTCGTACCAAATGCTTGGTGTCGCTAACCCTAAATGCGGATCATCAGCAAGGAGAGGCTCACCGGAAGCTGTTCTTTCGCCAGCTAAAACCCAATTGTTACTACCTGAAAAAGGGTGTGGCAAGTAATTTGTCGTTGTTGCAAAAGCGGTTTCAATGTCGATCGGAACCGACTTGGCTAAATCTAGTATGACAGGCCCATCATTCGGGTAGGCAGGCATTAAATCAAGAGCCTCTTCTTCTGTCACATGTTGCGCCAGCCAATGTCTGAACGCCTGGCCTTGCCAATTCCCGCTTAAGTCATAGGCCATATATTTGCCGATTGTTAAAGAATCTAACGGTTCCCACGGGGTGGGTTCGTATCCAGCTAGCCGAAACTCAATGGGAAGTTCTCCATTATCAATAGCGCGTTCCATAAACGCATTAACCCCAGCCGCATACGCTTCTAAATAACCGTATGTTTCTTCATCATATGCTGCCTCTGATGCTTCTGCTGCTCGTCGTAATCCAAATGTACGGAAGTAACGGTCTTGATCAAGCATGCTCTCACCAATGACTTCTGCTAATTGACCAGATGCTTGTCTGCGACTGAGATCCATTTGAAACAAACGATCTTGAGCCGTAACAAAACCTTGTGCGAAATAAAGGTCATAGTCGTTATTTGCTTCAATATGCGGAACCCCTTGATCATCTCGATAGACAGATACTTCCGCTGATAATCCATTCAGCTCTAACGTTCCTAACTCTTGTGGAATGGGCTTTTGAATTTGCAGATAAGCCCAAACGAGGACTGCTAGAACGATAAAGATCAACCCGCCTAGTGTAATAAAGATCGTTTTTTTCCAAGGAAACTGTTTTGGTTGTTTCGTTTTTATCGTTTCCATTTGACCCTCCCTTTTTTAAAGAAAACGCTTTCGAATAGTCATTTCGAATCATTTTAGCAAACTCCTGCATATTCGTTGCGTTTTTTTTAGACTCCTTCATACTAAAGATACACTATGCTTGAATGAGGAGGAATACATATTATTATTATTGAAAATGACTTGTTGCAAGTTGAAATTGCTCATAAAGGTGCAGAAGTTCAGAAGGTTACTCATAAAAGCATGGCTCAAAATAGAATGTGGTCGGGTGATCCAGCTTACTGGGGAAGAGTATCCCCCATTTTATTTCCTATTGTGGGTGGGTTAAAAAATGAAACGTATTCGTATAAGGGAAAGTCATATACACTTCCTCGTCACGGGTTTTTACGGGATCAAATATTTGTAACCGATTCACTATCAAAAACGAAAGCAAGCTTTCATTTTGAATCCTCTGGGCAGTTTGCACATGTGTATCCATTTGAATTTACTATTTATATCCAATATGAATTGCATGAAAACGCCTTACATGTTCATTGGCAGGTAGTCAATGATTCCAACGAAGACATGTTGTTTTCAATTGGAGGACATCCAGCTTTTTCCCTCCCAATGAAAGAAGGCGCCAAAGCAGAAGACCATATCCTTACATTGCAATCAGAGAAAGAGGTAACGTCGTTTCAAGTAACGAACAACTTGCTGAAAAAGGTAGAGTCATTACCACAGTCGTTTTCCCTTGCACCACATTGGTTTAAAGACGATGCCCTCGTATATAAAGGAATCGATACTGTGGAAATTGTTGTGAAGGAAGAAACCAAACTACGTGTTGATCTTCACGGTGCGCCTTATGTTGGCATCTGGTCACCATATAAAGAAGAAGAGGAAGAACTTGCATTTGTTTGTATTGAGCCTTGGTACGGGATTGCTGATAAGTGGGATGCTACTGGAAACTTAGAAGATAAAGAAGGAATCCAGAGGATTAATGCCAAAGAAACATTTAACGGCGGCTATACCATCCATTTTTGAAGCTAAAATAAGGAATGAAAAAAAGCTTCTCGCTTTATGAGAAGCTTCCTCCGTTAGCGTTGTTCTGTTAATGCACTTGTTTTACCTGCTTTCATAACCATACCAGGCAGGGGCTGAGGGAACCAGTTTTGGATCATCTGAGCCGTTTGAATAAGACGATCAAGGTCTACACCTGTTTCTACATCCATCTCGTGAAACATATGTACCATATCTTCGGTACAGACATTTCCTACTGCGAGTGGTGCGTATGGACACCCTCCTAAACCACCAACTGATGCATCAAAATGGCGAACGCCAGCCTCGTAGCCAGCAAGGGTGTTGGCTAGAGCTAAACCACGCGTATTATGAAAATGGAGACCAAGTTTTAATTCGCTTCCAAACTCATCATATAATGAAGCGACTCGTTCTTTTACCATAGAAGGGTTTGCCATGCCAGTTGTATCTCCGAGGACAATCTTACTTGCACCTGCTGTTAAGAAGCTCTCAACCATTTTCAAGAGAGAAGAAGAAGGAATCATCCCCGTAAACGGGCAACCAAAGGACGTAGCAAGAATTGCTGTCACTGGCTTCAGTTGTTGTGCTTCTTTAATATGGGGCAGGAGGTCTTCCAAGCCTTCCTGAACAGATCGCTTTGCGTTTTTTAAGTTAAACGCATCGCTGACAGCAATAGATGTGTGTAAATGGGTGATGGAGGTCATCATGGCACGATCGATACCGCGACTATTAAGAGCAAGTCCGGCTACTTGGATATGAGACGGGCGGTTCCATTGGGCCAAAATTGCTTCAGCATCAGCCATCGCAGGAACCAGTTTTGGATGGACAAAAGAGACCGCTTCCAATTTTTCGAGACCAGAATGGACTAGATGTTCAAGCATCTCAATCTTTTGTTCCGTCGTTAATAGAGTCTTTTCATTTTGTAATCCGTCACGAACACCTACTTCAAAGATTTCAATCATATAAGCAGCTCCTTCATGAATAGACTAGAATACAAAGAGGGCTATAGGCAATCGTGACTATAGCCTTCCGGTTAAGCTTGCATAAACAGGTAACGAAAAAAAGTGACAGCTGCGATAAACCCAATTCCGATTAAATAAATAATCGCCAGCCGGCGTTCACGTGAATCTGACGTTTTAAGCGCATGTAAAATTAAAAGAGCAGCTAAAACGATATTTAAGAGCGATACAATGAAAAAAGGGAAAATACTTTGATAAAGGTTTTGTGAAGCGATCCCTACTAGATTTACAAGTGCAACAAGAATAAAAATCCACATGTAAATCATCATAACGAGGGAAGGTCTTTCTTTCTTTTGTTTAGTCGTCATAGGAGTCTTCCTTTCAATACATGACCGTCGTATGAACGTACGACCTAATGGGTATAGAGAAATAATAAAAGAGGGAAAAAGGAAATGGCATGTTCAAACGAGAAAAGAATAAGGAAGAATAAATGTTTCTTATTAACAAATTTTTTCTCAACAGGCACCCCTCTCCTGCAAGTGTAGCATATGCTACTACTTTTATGCCTGTATTTTCAAGTGTTAATCCTTACAAAATCTTAACCTTTTATTAAACTGAACAACAAGGTTGGCTCATATACTAAAAGTAAGAAAGATAAAGGAGGGTTAAACGATGGAAGAAAAAATGCAAAATGAAACAGGCGAAAATTTAGTTGTTGGTGCTTTATGGGCTCTGCTAATGAGTATACCACTATGGATTGGTATTGCGTACGTCAGTTACAAGCTTTTTCTTTCGTTTTCATAATGAATGTTCAGAAAAAAATACTAAATAAAATGAATCAATCACCTTAAAAGGGTAAACAAAGACGAGATTTCTTGTTTTTTGTTTACCCTTTTCTCATAATGATGTATGATAATGATTATCAATAGAATGTAGCAAGTGGAAGAGGAAAATGATCGTATGGGGAGACAATCAGCAGTAACAACTTTAGAAAAAGCAAAAGCGCGCTCAAAACCTAGTCACGCTATTCTTGTGATCGGTTTTGGTTTTGTTCTTTTAACTGCTGCACTGGTTTTATCCATTTCGTTCGGTGCTGCTAACATTAGTGTCGGAACGATTTGGGATGCTATTACAGCATTTAACCCAACATTAACGGAACATCAGATTATTTATGATATTCGTATACCGAGAGCGTTAGGAGCAGCATTAGTTGGGAGCTTCTTGGCTGTATCTGGAGCTATAATGCAGGGCATGACGCGAAATCCTTTAGGAGAACCTTCCATCATGGGTGTAATGGATGGCGCTGCCCTTGCTATTGCCATTATGTTCGCATTTAGTGCAAGTATTTCTGGCACGAGCTTAATGGTGGCCGCGTTTATAGGAGCTGGTGCTGGGGCAGCATTTGTCTTTTTCATTGGGTCCTTTGCCCGAGGTGGACTGACTCCGGCTAAGCTTGCGCTAGCTGGTGTTACGGTGGGAGCTTTTTTAAGCGCAATCTCTTCTGGTATTGCGATTCACTTTAATGTCGCTCAAGATATTAGTTTTTGGTTTGCTGGTGGTTTAGCTGGCATGTCGTGGTCAAACTTGCAAATGATTGTGCCGGTCGCCATTGGCGGATTGACACTTGCTATTATACTCTCTCGCTCTGTAACCGTATTAAGTCTAGGAGAAGATGTAGCAAAAGGATTGGGGCAACGCATTCTTCTCATTAAGACCCTTGGTGTCATTGTGGTGTTATTGCTCACAGGCGCTGGCGTAGCAGTAGCAGGTGCGATTGGTTTTATAGGGTTAGTTATACCGCATATAACAAGAGGTTTAGTAGGCGTTGATTATCGCTATATAATCCCTTGCTCTGCAGTTCTTGGCGCATTGTTACTCGTGTTAGCGGATTTAGCTGCACGAATAATTAATGCACCGTTTGAAACACCAGTCGGGGCAATGACAGCTTTAATCGGCGTTCCGTTCTTCCTGTATCTCGCTAGACGTGACGGGAGGAAATTATAAATGAATGCATTAATAAAAAAGCCAGCCTTTAAAATCGTTACCCTTATCTTACTCATTCTTTTAACGTTTATCGTCTCTTTACAAACAGGAGCCATTCAAATTCAACCTGTAGATGTGCTGCGTACATTAGTCGGACTTGGTTCCGAACGAGATGCCCTAATTTTATTCGAATTTCGACTACCACGAATGGTTATTGCACTTCTTGTCGGTGCAGCCTTAGCCGTTTCAGGAGCTATACTACAAAGTATCTCTCAAAATGAATTAGCTGACCCTGGAATTCTTGGAATTAATACAGGAGCAGGTCTCGCTGTTGTCATTTTTATTTACTTTTTTCAAGGCTCTTTAACAGGAGTGAGTCAACTTTCCATTTTCATTATGCCGCTCTTCGCTTTTATTGGCGCGGCATTTGCCGCCTTTTTAATTTATATATTTGCCTGGAAAAAAGGCATTACACCAGTTCGGCTTATTTTAGTTGGTATTGCCGTCAACGCTGCATTTAGTGCTCTTCTTATCGTTATACAATTAAGAATGGCACCAAATGATTTTATGCAAGCAACGATTTGGCTTACCGGTAGTATTTGGGGGTCAACGTGGTCTTATGTAGTAACGATTTTACCTTGGTTACTCATTTTGGTCCCTCTCGCGATCTATAAAGCGAGAACATTAAATGTGATGCAGGTCGGAACCGAATCTGCCATATCATTAGGGGTATCAATGGAAA from Shouchella hunanensis includes these protein-coding regions:
- a CDS encoding FecCD family ABC transporter permease, whose protein sequence is MGRQSAVTTLEKAKARSKPSHAILVIGFGFVLLTAALVLSISFGAANISVGTIWDAITAFNPTLTEHQIIYDIRIPRALGAALVGSFLAVSGAIMQGMTRNPLGEPSIMGVMDGAALAIAIMFAFSASISGTSLMVAAFIGAGAGAAFVFFIGSFARGGLTPAKLALAGVTVGAFLSAISSGIAIHFNVAQDISFWFAGGLAGMSWSNLQMIVPVAIGGLTLAIILSRSVTVLSLGEDVAKGLGQRILLIKTLGVIVVLLLTGAGVAVAGAIGFIGLVIPHITRGLVGVDYRYIIPCSAVLGALLLVLADLAARIINAPFETPVGAMTALIGVPFFLYLARRDGRKL
- a CDS encoding aldose 1-epimerase family protein; the encoded protein is MENDLLQVEIAHKGAEVQKVTHKSMAQNRMWSGDPAYWGRVSPILFPIVGGLKNETYSYKGKSYTLPRHGFLRDQIFVTDSLSKTKASFHFESSGQFAHVYPFEFTIYIQYELHENALHVHWQVVNDSNEDMLFSIGGHPAFSLPMKEGAKAEDHILTLQSEKEVTSFQVTNNLLKKVESLPQSFSLAPHWFKDDALVYKGIDTVEIVVKEETKLRVDLHGAPYVGIWSPYKEEEEELAFVCIEPWYGIADKWDATGNLEDKEGIQRINAKETFNGGYTIHF
- a CDS encoding YerC/YecD family TrpR-related protein, producing MQINKLRGKELDQLFQAILSLKDVEEAYEFFDDLCTINEIQSLAQRLEVARMLRDGYTYHKIETETGASTATISRVKRCLNYGNDGYRMTLDRIDAQELEETQDV
- the ade gene encoding adenine deaminase, giving the protein MSEPTSLKNQLRAASGEQACDLLLQNATIVDVYTCSTFQGNIAITDGIIVGIGAYTSGKKVVDVKGKWICPSLIDGHVHIESGMVRPEELARVLIPRGVTTIIADPHEIANVGGADAVRYMIEASKDMPLDIKMMVPSSVPAASFEENGATLSSKDADALFKEGNVYGLGEVMDYPAVCSGDDEMLRKISLAKTAGHPIDGHGSGLGEKALNAYRVVGIENDHEAITAEEALERVRKGFYVLMREGTATRDMEAIIPSVTPFNCRRFAFATDDKHLDDLIEEGSIDFNVRKAIELGLNPLQAIQLGSLNAAECFRLQDRGAIAPGKKATFLVVNDLNTFEVDSVYVEGEKVAEKGTLLSSLRSHVEVPLQLLNSVRVKPFTKENLQLPLKNSDKATIIEASLTSIVTKKAVEKVEIENNCFKPNKNQLKLVVMERHHQKGTIGVGICKGIPIKKGAIVSTVAHDSHNIIACGVDDDSLYHAINHVVEIGGGMAVVDGDRVIATLPLAIGGLMSTQSTSQVKTALNKLQEALKVIGYHEEIDPFLTLAFLALPVIPSIKLTSKGLFDVEAFSFIEQ
- a CDS encoding penicillin acylase family protein, whose protein sequence is METIKTKQPKQFPWKKTIFITLGGLIFIVLAVLVWAYLQIQKPIPQELGTLELNGLSAEVSVYRDDQGVPHIEANNDYDLYFAQGFVTAQDRLFQMDLSRRQASGQLAEVIGESMLDQDRYFRTFGLRRAAEASEAAYDEETYGYLEAYAAGVNAFMERAIDNGELPIEFRLAGYEPTPWEPLDSLTIGKYMAYDLSGNWQGQAFRHWLAQHVTEEEALDLMPAYPNDGPVILDLAKSVPIDIETAFATTTNYLPHPFSGSNNWVLAGERTASGEPLLADDPHLGLATPSIWYETHLTSPSVNVTGVIFAGVPGIILGSNEDIAWGVTNVGPDVQQLYFEQRHPDNASMFLYDDEWYEAEVITETILVADQEPYEHEITITKNGPLLSEYASFEEEAEYALSMRWTAHEATTELQAVLDFNRADNWDTFADALTSFQAPAQNFVFASKDGTIAYRANGLIPIRPDEDDALVPVPGWDPKYQWKGYIPWDELPTIINPESGIISTANNQIVGEDYPYHITHTWAQPYRHQRIIDVLYASNDHTAEDMMNLQMDVVNLQAEEFVPILIEALEMSELTDVEQQAVTMLQSWNREDRKEEPGPLLFHFWMDGLTKQLFEDDIPTDLYGLFEGRANIVDEMIRAASQGQPGPWIEKAGGLDTLAYKSFQQAVERASELQGATPNDWEWGAFHKVVFNHPLAAISPLNYLFNGSPLPVDGSRITVKAASYNTDTGVVTNGAGWRGVMDLSDLENTHHLVGPGQSGHVFSDSYHNQREAWVHGDYHVTSIDPTIYQPTDRHLTLIPQ
- a CDS encoding adenine deaminase C-terminal domain-containing protein translates to MTTERIQRWTKTRLREHLSVIRGERPPTLVLKHATYLNFARRKWLEANIWIADDQIVYVGQEMPETLGDAEVVDCTGQFIVPGYIEHHAHPFQLYNPLSLAQYASERGTTTLINDNLVYFLNLEKKKALSLIEKLEELPTTMYWWTRYDSQSELLKDDMFSNSKIKAWLEHHLVVQGGELTSWPRVLQGDDTTLHWMQETTRLRKPIEGHLPGASEKTLSQMALLGVTCDHEAITGEEVVRRLDVGYTVSLRHSSIRPDLPRLFKELKELGVDYFGRCLMTTDGSPPSFYEEGIMNKCIQIAIDSGIDPIDAYGMATYYVARYYNIDHKLGMIGPGRTAHLNFLSAKDSPTPVSVLAKGQWILRDGEAVTKEASFPWSDYGIAPIEFNWTLSENELHFSMPMGIEMTNAVILKPYQTMLETASTALSTDHDESFFAMIDKKGKWLVTTTLKGFSTSVMGLASSYSYTGDVILIGKSLKAMVQAFNELKKQGGGLILVEEDQVIDRIELPLLGMMSDKPMEVIMNQEQSFTKKLRERGYKHEDPMYSLQFFSSTHLPYIRVTQKGIYDVRKKRILFPAIMR
- a CDS encoding hydroxymethylglutaryl-CoA lyase, with the translated sequence MIEIFEVGVRDGLQNEKTLLTTEQKIEMLEHLVHSGLEKLEAVSFVHPKLVPAMADAEAILAQWNRPSHIQVAGLALNSRGIDRAMMTSITHLHTSIAVSDAFNLKNAKRSVQEGLEDLLPHIKEAQQLKPVTAILATSFGCPFTGMIPSSSLLKMVESFLTAGASKIVLGDTTGMANPSMVKERVASLYDEFGSELKLGLHFHNTRGLALANTLAGYEAGVRHFDASVGGLGGCPYAPLAVGNVCTEDMVHMFHEMDVETGVDLDRLIQTAQMIQNWFPQPLPGMVMKAGKTSALTEQR
- a CDS encoding FecCD family ABC transporter permease, translating into MNALIKKPAFKIVTLILLILLTFIVSLQTGAIQIQPVDVLRTLVGLGSERDALILFEFRLPRMVIALLVGAALAVSGAILQSISQNELADPGILGINTGAGLAVVIFIYFFQGSLTGVSQLSIFIMPLFAFIGAAFAAFLIYIFAWKKGITPVRLILVGIAVNAAFSALLIVIQLRMAPNDFMQATIWLTGSIWGSTWSYVVTILPWLLILVPLAIYKARTLNVMQVGTESAISLGVSMEKERRFLLILAVALAAISVAVAGGIAFLGLVAPHIARKLVGPQHQIMIPTATLVGAFILLAADMIGRNVLAPSEIPVGIVIAIIGAPYFLYLLMRTP